The genomic segment TCACGTTACATTACATGCAATGCATGGcgggaattgtagttttttttaacatttctataCTGCGCGTGCGCGTAATACATTCAGCCATTCAGGCTCTTTGGAACCTGTGCAAGTTACCCTCCCTAAATCAGATGGGCAATTgcaatcttttcattttttttttttaaagattctttAAAGATCCTTATTACTGCTTCGCTGCTGTTCAAATGATGATTCAGATTGCTGTTTAGTTGTTAGGGTCACTAGCCATAGTAACCAGTTCTCACTTTCAGCCTGGAATAGGAATATAGACAATATcaattttacttttagtatgttagaaaatggttaactctgagcaacttttcaattggccttcattgtttttatatatatatatatatatatatatatatatatatatatatatatatatatatatatatttaattatttgccttcttcttctgactctttccatctttcaaatgctccgtaaggctacacgtttatagttattcctacttttattactgatctctctattcaggcctctcctatcagggtcggactgaggggcttggggcccaccagggctactgccccagggcccctgTCCGGCCCCCCTTACCGCTCTGGTGTACTTCATTGGGCTAGTGCTAGTTTGTGTGCAGGCGCGCAGCTATACCTTTGTGCGCATACGCAGATCTTCTGTTCTACCacgacccccgacaaagtggggtcgcaccgccccactaagtagcggatctgggctggcgggcccACAAGAGAACGggtcccaccaggttttttcccggtgtcccgtcggcccagtccgacactgtctcctattcatattctagtctcttattcaaatcaatgcatgtttgctagggtaatttaaaccctagcgACCCAATtgcggaataaaaagcaaaataactagggatgcaccaaatccaggattcggttctggattcgttCGGGGTTcagccagaattcggccttttcaCCCCGGcagaacagaatcctaatttgcacatgctaattggggtcggggagggaaatcgcgtgattttttgtcacaaaacaaggtaaaaaatgttttcctcttcccacccaaaatttacatatacaaattaggattcggttcggtattcggccgcatctttgacaaaggatttgggggtttggcctaatccaaaatagtggattcggtgcatccctagaaataactcaaaaaccacaaataaaaaaaaaattgcgaaaattgtctcagaatatcactccctaaaCCAAACTAAacgttttaggggcagatttatcaagggtcgaagtgaattcgagggaattttcgaagtaaaaaaattcgaaattcgaagtaattttttggatacttcgaccattgaataggatactacgacttcgaatttacttcgactccaattcaaagtaaaaatcattcgaacattcaaccatttgataatcaaagtactgtctctttaaaaaaactttgacttcaatacttcgccaaattaaacctgttgaagtgctatgttaacctatggggaccttctacaaccattttctaagtctttacacattgaagtaaaatcgttccatcgtacgataaaatcgttcgaattgttcgaatcgttcgatcacaggaaaaatgcagcatgttgtgtctcaacctgcgttcgcctgtgtgagtacagccccattgaaaagaacttaatgcgtctattcctgcgttcccctgcggctgaacgcagaaaaactgaatgcaggggagcgcagcttcaaccgctcgtcagtaagagcccttatactgcCTTCAGATGATGCTGCTTTTGGTCCATATACACAGCAGATGAAATGAATAGCAAATGCCCCACCTCAGCAAGTTCTGAAGCAATAGCTGAATGTAAGATCTGCAGtatctgtacttaaaggggaactattgcgaaaatgaaaaattaatataagcttcatcatactgaagtaagaaactttctaaatgcaatcaattaaaaattctgcattgtttctgaaataattatctTTGTGTTCACTATTCcgctctcaacatctgtttctcttcattctgtcttcatgcaggagttgggtgtcagatattcattgacggtagttccaatatatcttatagggggcttcttttgactagaagatgtattagagctcactgtattaaaggggttgttcaccttcaaacaactagctgttttcagatagatcaccagaaataacaactttttccaatgactttctattttctatgtgtcaccgttttacTAATATTAAAGTCTAAAGTGtaatttttaccttctaaagcagctctgggaggggggtcaccgaccctgtaaattgttctaaattgagaaacatttagttgatacatttcttatctttgtccgtgctgagcagaatctcagggttttttttacaggcagctgttagaattgatacaatagttgctgatactccagagatgctgctgagaaatgtgtcaactaaatgttgaaaaaatgttacagtttagagtctgcacctgaattactgagctgccagtctcaaacaccagagacactaacattcaactttaaacttagattttggaaaaacagtaaaaaataaataatagaaagtaattgaaaaaagtctttatttctggggaacaatctgaaaacaattgaacagaaaaaagtgtttgtaaggtgaacaacccctttaaatccctagaaatcctgtctctctacatgtagaatttgttcaaaaggcagttattttgtttgtactggaatcagttatttgagtgagctctaatgcatctgctaggaaaggaaaacccccctataagatatattgggtttAACGTTtgatgaatatctgacacctaactgctgcatgaagacagaataaagagaaacagacgctgagagagggatagtgaatataaacttgattatttcagaaatgatgcagaatatataattgattgtatttagaaagtttcttacttcagtatgaggaagcttatattacattttcatgttcgcaatagttcccctttaactaactACAGAGTGGTTTTTAGGTACCGGTAGGCCTAGagcaaatatttaattggttgtctCCCACTTCCCCAAAACATTTATGATAGAACAACTCTCAAGCACATGATCTTCAATATAATAAGGCAGGCATTGAAGAAATGGTCTCCACTTGCTGAGGCAGAATGGTGTGTGCCACCCTGGAAAAAGTGTCACGGGGGAAGACAAATAaggttgccacaagaaaaaagtGCTCCTATATATCCAGTTCCATGTACTGGGGACAATGAGGTGGAAACAAGAAAGGGACTTTAACACTCTTCTATCATATAGGAGCATCATGGATCCCAACACTGAAGTGCTGCACTACACACTACTACGAACCTGCTCTGGGTTGTGGATACTAGAGGTGTATGCGAACACTCTACCCAAAGTTCTTAGGAGGCAACGTCAAAAACGAAGCAGCTGTCATTTTAATGAGGTACCACGAGATGTCACCACTACAAACCAACACTTCAAGACAACTCTTGGACCATCATTGGTTCATCATTTCAATTGAtgaattttaaaaggaaaataaatgtgtacatttccctgattttacattttcctttattttacaccatttttttctggtcccctgataAACATAAAATGGGGCTTCTACAGTATAGCATAAAGAGTCTGAGGTGTGTATGTATCATGAATATCAGAAGGAGTTGTGGTCTGAAGATTACGGTGTACCCCTCTAATTAACCAGAGCCTCCTCAAGCACAGGGCACAGAGCCTGGAGAGGATGGGGAGATGATGAGAGGACTTTGCCTGTCAGGGTTTTTTTAAGGTAATTAGGAATTGGTCTGACCAAAATTCCACATTTAGggcttaagatggccataaacgcaaagatctcatcgtacgaatcgagatttcgtacgattttcggaacgtgtgcagagagtcgtttggtcgatcggacaggttagaaaatttccaTCGGCTGCGGGTaatgtctctgcatgtattgctgatcgtatgattttcagtgggagactgtcactagctttgtctatcgtacgattgctgtcaggggcagaacatcggctgatctgttctttaacatctttatttggtcggaatggtaagactttgatctgaatggttagtggcaggtcgggagatggaaaagtccgatcatacgtagattcgtacgatcggatctttgcgtcagtggccagctttacacacgGCTTTTTTTCTGCCCTCCCCTGCATTGCACTATCTTCTGTTCAGcagtaggggagcgcaggagaaaatgcactgaattattgtgaaggggactgtactaacacagacgcatgtaagcgccaaacacaggtgggacgcagcatgttgcatttcacctgcgttcagtgcatacatgcgtctgtgtgagttaagcccccttcacaataatcaGGGGAGCTCTTAGGCACGCACTCCCAAACTTCTTGGAGGCGATCAGGGTCGGACCggacatgggggggcccaccgggtaactaTACTCCAGGCCCCCTGAGCGCATGCGCGGACTGGCCGCACACCAGCGCACATGCGCCAACGTATGGGCGCACACCAACGCGCAAGCAATACCGGCGCAccgattaatttttatttgggggtccgGACATCGTTGGAGTGGGCCAGGACAtcgggggaggggggctgggccgGCCCAGTCCGATGCTGGAGGCGATGATGAAttccaaaaaagctttatttcacgTTAAAACATCTGATGCGTTCCAaagataaaatacacatttaacggacattgtttaaaagcaaccttttctttttttctctataaatttttgtgaaataaaaatctACATTATGTCTTACCATCAGTTTATACACAAATTCTTTTCTTCATCATTCCTTTCATACActtgtattttcttttagcaacatttgtttctattttttcttttagttatGGCTGTTACATATTTATCATTTCCTATACacggtttctttttttctcccacTTCTTATTAGTTTTGAATCGATAGCCTTATTTCCTTTTTGTATCGTTCTATTAAGATATGCTTttctattttaatgttttattatattatataaagcacTTTACATCCCATTTTATATTAAGTTCATTTGGCTCTCGTGTGTTTAAATGAAATGTCCATTTTACTTCATTTTGTAATGACTTCCTAAGTCTATCGCCTCCCCTACTCATTTTTATTATGCTTTCTATACCCTGTATGCGTCAATTAGAAATTGGCCAGCTGAATACTAACGCCTGGTTATTTTAACCGAATACTAACGCCTGGttattttaaccctttatgtgGAAGCTATGGCACCAGCATGGACATACCATGGCACAGTGAAATGTCCACTTCCCTACAAAGGGAACTAAATGGCTTTTCTCTTTCTTGCATGTCTTTTGTAGATTTCTTTACTGCAACCACAATCAGAAAAACCCTTTTCATTATAGGTAAAGTAAAATCTACCCTGGGacatcacaatatacagtataatgttgcCATGCCTTCTCTTACAAACATTGCCCCCTCATGCCAAGGCCAAAGATATGAAATTGTACGTTCCAGTAAGTGCCATAGAGCCTGCATTTTCATGCTTCCCTTTAAACTCTGAAGTGTATTTAGTGAGAGAGGGTAAGCAAAGGGTTCATTCTTCTTCTGGTACATCTCTGCTCTGTCACCTGCCCACAGCCTTATGTCATATCAGATAGAGCTTTTATCCACTTACCTCCTAGGTCCCACAGCAAAGACTTTTTCCTATATTTGTAGTACGGGGAGAGAGTTGCAACCATACTTAACACTCTACATGGCTTTGTAAGACACGTTTCTGGCCATTCCAACCAATATCAGTGAGTGGATATAAGGTCAAGTGCTTCTCTACCATCTCTAATGTATCTTCAGAGCATACTGAACAGGTATCTTAGACCTTATTCTGATCCATCCTGAGTAAGCTCTTCAGGCATGCCCCTCTTAAGTAGAAGAGATACCGTAGAATGTTCATGTCCGCATGTTTCTGCACACAGGTGCATCACAAGACCTAATCTAGATGGAACATCATGGGTGAAAGCCCCATTTTCTGGAACATTATTTGCTCAAAACCCCTTTATCTTATAACAATGTGACAGATCTGTGTGCAGGCCACCAAGGCTAAGGCCAAGGACGGCTGAGGAGGGCTTGCTGCTCGCTGGCCACATCTGAACTGAGAGGGAATATCCAGCCTGTTCAGTCCCCAGTTCCGACAATCAGTGAACATCACTAGCGGGAAGTAGGTGGGGCTGAAAGTGGGTGGTAGTGTGCAAGCTGTCTAGGAGCACATTGGGTTGAAATCCAGGCTTGGGGGCTTGTAGAAAATGCCAAGAGATCACAAACAGTGTAAGTGTTTACGGCAATGGGTGCCATTGGCCTAATAGACCCATGGACTTGTTTAGAATAGCCTTCTCACAGAATCTctatatgtatacatgtatgttcTACTTCTACCACCACAACAGCAACTACATAACTACTTCTACCACCCTCACAAGATGGACCCAGGGACAACGAGACATAAGGCTGGAGTGGGAGTGTGTGAAAGAACAGGGAATACTCTCATGGAGGGATGTGAGTCAACAGATACAAAACACGATGTCCTTGGGGCTGATAATATAAACAGAACGTTGGCACACAGCTATTTTTACATTAAGAAAAGCGTAAGAAACAGCGTGTTTCTGATGGCGTTGACTGCAAATCCCACCACCTCCCAGCAACAGTTGCAGAGAACACCGGGAACCAAAGCCAAAATACGGGTGTGATATTCCTCTGAAATGACATATTAAGGCACGAAACTCATTTGGCACCTGCAATACAGAAATAAACTTCTATCAACGTAAGTTGGCTGGGTGTTTGTAACAATACATGGGGTGCCTTCCATACAAATATCACTTTATTATGCCTAAATGAGGAGCTGGCATTGGCTCAAGAAGAAACGTTAACTGTGCAATACAATATTAAGTCTGATGGATAGCACGGGAAACAGACAACCATCTGCAGAGGCTCTGCCGTTGGACGTATTCAGCAGGAGGAGATTCCTTTACATGGCCGGTGGTAGCACTGTAGTAAAACTATTAAATTAAGTCATTGTATGTAAACCTGAGAGTGCCATTTTGGCACAGGACTGATTCATTAGTAAACGTAGGTACAAAAAAAATAGGTTAATAACACGCCTTCCTATATTGAAGTTACAAAAGGGCTTGCCCCCCCAGCAGGATTCATTTTACTGGTGCGGGGTTAATGTCCTGAACTGGGGGGAGGGTTCACAGCAGCATCAAACTTGGCACAAGTGACTTTGGTGAGAGGTCTCCCAGCTGATAAGCTCCTCACTGTGAAACCACAGGCTGATTTCCCGCTCGGCCCCTTCCACAGAGTCACTGGCATGGATCACATTCCTGAAGGGTCAGAGAGAGATGAGTCAGAAGGCGGCACAGCTGTGTGCAATTGTGGTACATAGAAATTTAGGAGAACCCACCTGCTGATATGCACACTGAAGTCCCCACGGATAGTGCCAGGTTTAGCCTGGGAAGAGTCTGTATCCCCAACCATCCCACGAGACGTCCGTACCACGTTGTGTCCCTCCCACACCTGCGATAAGGAACAAAGATCACACCCCTAGCAGCCAACGTCACTTACTATTACCCAGAAGACTAATTACACCAATTGAGGACTGCCATAGTAAAATGAAAAGTTGATTACTATATTCTGAACAGGGTTCAGCTAATATTCTGCTTATTTTCCTGGTCTGTGTCTGCAATTTCAGCTTTGCCTAGGCTGATATTGTCCTACGGCAGGCTGGCCGCAAACTCCTTTCTTATAATTTAATTACAGGACACTCAGAGATAAAAGGGGTCCAATATTTGGGGTGGACCAGATAAACAGATATTCTCCAGGGACATCTCTCAAATGTTTTTAGAACATGGGCAGAAAATactaagggcatatttataaaacagtgtAATTATCACATAGGTTCTCAATTGGGGGAACTACCAGACTCTTTATTCAATTGTATAagatttttaggggcatatttatcaagtggttCAACccataagaaaataattaaatcagCTAAAGTGCTTGCTTTGCGGTCAAACAATGTAAAGTCGCCAAATACTATTGTGAGGGTTTTAGTTGGATATTCTTATCTAACCAACATCAAACCTATCGCCTAGTGATATCAAATGGTTTCCCAACACACGGGCATACACCAAATTCTTCTATGCAATAGGAGAGCTGAGACACCCAAGGGACATGCTTGCGCCCCAATATGACTGTACACAGCAGGGCACCACAGCTGCCTTGTGTTTTGGGGCACACGATGAACTGCTCTTCTGGACAattctaaatatattatataaaaaaaaaacttaatattactgtaaatgtttataaaaagagCTTGAACCCCCTAACCTCTTACCCTGAATCATCACTTTTAGGGACAAAGGCTCTTGGGAATTTTCTACATTTCAACCACAATGTATTATATCATTCCTCCCACTTTCATTTCTTTCGCACAGTAAAGAAGgtcaactttttgtttttaacattgttaTTTGTTCTAGCGAGTACAACATTGCCCATAGGCATAATGAATCAATCGCATAAACTCCCCACAGGATGAAACTGGAAATGGCTGATGTGTCCTGTAGCAGGAAGAGAACAGGTTGGAACATTGCAAGTCTTGCTGTAGTGCTCATGCCCTTGCCATGGTCACACCCTTATCTGTGTCATTTATCACCATTtggatttgtttttctcttttgggCTTCTTTATGCATCCTCTGCCTGTACGTTGCTTTATCCAGCCATGAACTCAGAGATTTGGGTTGCCAAATCATAAGTAGAAGCTGCTTGTTGTAAGAGTTTTCCTTGCTACAAGAACATGTAGGAGGCACCATTGTGTGCCTTTGCAGCCCTATAAGTATTAATGCTTTGGGCAGAGATTTTTGGACGTTTATTATTAATGGTTTGGGCAGAGATTTTCAGACATGTTTATTATTAATGGTTTGGGAAGAGATTTTCGGACATGTTTATTATTAATGGTTTGGGAAGAGTTTTTCGGACATGTTTATTATTAATGTTTGGGAAGAGATTTTCGGACATGTTTATTATTAATGGTTTGGGAAGAGATTTTCAGACATGTTTATTATTAATGGTTTGGGAAGAGATTTTCGGACATGTTTATTACCACTTTCTTCTAATGTTCTAAATTACGTGACATGGTCACATTATATGTATGAGAAGCAATATGTAATCAGGTGTTCCATCTCTCTTCCAATTGGTTATTTTGGCTACTGGGGTAAAAAACATTACATATTGAATAGACTTTTAAaggacagggaaaattttcattTGTAAGAAACTCCCCTAAGCAAGCCAAATTTCTTGCCCTAGGCCACTGtaccttttttctttataaaaataaaaaattaactgGCCCAGGCACTTTGATTGCATGTTTCTTTGGCTCCCAGGTATTCCTTGTGTACATTTGGACTCGGTTCCTAAAATTCCTATACTGCTGCATGTACACAGCCCAAACCCACACAGGAAAGAAACATGGCGCCACCAAACACCATATTTTTCATGGGAGAGGTGATCAGGGAAGGGGCAAGAGATTTGCTCACAGGACTCCAGTGAGTTAAATTTTTCTcgtcttttaaaggagacatattgtgtaaaaaataagaatgttaagtgcgttatactcatttagatatagaagaattaaaaatgtagtgtttcaggctgatttattgaatatttctgcaaaaccctaataatccctcccttctcttccacttcctgctccctgaattcccaggctgtgcaggggagccggcggctctcagttcactgcactgtaggacaggaaccaatcagcagttagcaggacctgatagggaactgaagtctgtctgtgtgtgtgtgactgcagggctgtgattggctgtccccctcctactgtgcttctggcagagacCATTAGGACACGGCCACCCCTCAttagaaacacagacagggaccagtgaacaacTATAGGGAGCACCAATAAAGAgcctatttttaaatataatattaatttttggcaccatgtaaaagcaacaccatatattacttatacagtaattgcctacaaaattagggtttttttatttatcctatatgtctcctttaagcaatagACTGACGTGGCATAGAATTTAAAGGTCACAATTCAAGAGCTACAAACTGGCACATAGGTCAAGTTCCTCGCTTACATTAAGAATTTCTATTGCATCTTAGAAGTATGTTTCAGGGTAAATGTATGCCCTTACCATTGCTACCACTGGCCCAGATGCCATGTATCGGAGAAGAGCTGGGTAGAAAGGCTTTCTGCGCAGGTCATGGTAATGTTCTGCTAGTATTCCCTCCGATGCCTacaatgaagcaaaataaaggcagtgAATCCTGGGAGCGCTGTAGCCCAACATAATGCAATCttaagtttatttataaaaatcacagTCAGGATGGTCACACAATCCTTATAACTTGCTACAGGGctacttttttgattaaaatccCATTTTGGGTATGCACTAAAAGTTCAGGGGCGTGGTTATATGGACAGTGATACAACTGGCACTTCTCAATGAAGGGACAACTCCCTGGGTTTGTTACTAACCTGTAGCAACATACACTATAATTCTGTGCCTGCACAAGTATTCACCAGTATTAAGCACAACTCTTCAGGAAAAAGGGAAGCACAGATGCCCTGTAAAGGGAAACTCTAGCCAAAAACTGACTGATGCATTGAAATTCTATCTCCATGTACACATATAGGATGAGCTATCATATTAGCAGCATAGGCAAAGGTTAGCATGACGCTTTCCCACAGTGCATCACTCCTGGTGCTACTTGTTGCTGCGGAAAATGCCAAAACAGCAGAGGTATAAAACCACTTGTATgtagaaatgaaagaaatgttcTATGCAAATAATATTTGCATGGGATGTTATTCCCAGTTAGCTTGCACAGGGTGATGCCAGTGTTCCTGCATGATGCCCAAATTTCTTAAAGGCAATGACCCAATATGTCCTCCATAATATAATATTCACCTGGAGCAGTTTTAGTCCCACTAATGTGAAGCCACGCTGCTCGAATCGCTTGATGATTTCTCCCACCAGTCGCCTCTGTACCCCATCCGGCTTCACGGCAATGAGTGTGCGCTCACACCCTCCAGCCACTGCGGAGACATAATAAATGAGTGAGCATGGATAGAGACAATGGCCGCCTGAGACCCAGACTTCTAAGCACTGGGCTCTGAATCTGTATTATAATCCCTGAGTAGAGGGGCCTATATTCCTACAGGCAGGAAGGAAACCAGGGCACAGTTCTAGAATAAGGCAGGATGCCAGTCATGCAAGAGGGCAGAACAGCATTCCCAAATATAAAACTCTGGTTTAATTTCAGATTGTAAACTATAATGATCCGGACCCTTTTCACCTCCTTTATAGGTCAGTATTGGTATGTCATTTGTATAATGAATGTGTACATAGGTTACATTTAGGTCTAATGCTGACCTAGAGGTACCAGGACTCTTCCGCCTCCCCTTTCTTATACTGGTGCCTGCACAGGAGTAGGCGAGTACCCCAACCCCTCTGGCACTTGCGGCTAGATCTGGCTAAAGACTGGGGGGAAATTCCCTTTCCCCAGTTGTCTTTGTAATGATCACTTCCTGTTCTATGGGGACACTTCCTGTTCTATGGGGACACTTCCTGTTCTATGGGGACAGGAAGTGCTTCCACTCTTAAATGGGGAACTccgcttccaaaccaaaatttgataaagaggcccacataacacagaaaccactaaaatacccatcacagttacccgtttcttcaaaaagcaaGTCCGAtcattcgaacgatcggatctttgcatctatggccagctttaggacagctggctgttgatacaaagtaccagtagtcagccagctcagcaaagtagtcagacagatcagcaggagagcagggggctgggcttagggaactgtcagaaaccatttaaaatcatgaatagtctgcatattttttaattgatgtatattgtaagttgcttgaaattgtgtttacttttcaaaaaactcaagttatgtttttgtggagttcccctttaaacacaccaAAAACAcctctttttttctgaaatctgAGGTTATGTCAAGAGCctgaaaagagtaaaaaaaataaaagaaaaattgaaggagTTAATTGGTTGGGCAGCAGGATTAGCACATGCAGATATCCAGGAAAACAGAAAAGGCTGCAAATCAGCAGGGCCAGGATTAGGACACACTGACAGGGGATAGTTATAGTTTATACTGATATCTGAATGCATTGAAAACCTGGGGCGGGTCACACAGCTGTAGGTACAACGACACCATGGTACATATTCTCACACCATCCCTCCTTACCACAGctttgtaaatgggccccacacTTATTTAGATTTGGTATGAAATTTGCCTTAtttcaaattaaaggggaactccacaaaaaaagttaatttacaggggtggttcacctttaaggtcatttttagtatgttatagtatggcaaattctaagcaacttttcattatttatttgttttatagttatttgcctttttcttctgactctttgcagatttcaaatgggcgtcgctgaccccgtctgaaaagcaaattctctgtaaggctacaaatgtattgttattgctacttcttattactcatctttctatgcacgcctttcctattcatattccagtctcttatccaaaccagtgcacggttgctagggtaatttggaccctagctaccagattgattaaaatgcaaactggaagagctgctgaataaaaaaagccaaataactcaaaaaccacaaataataaaaaattaaaaccaattgcaaattgtctccgaatatcactttcAACATTATACTAAGTtctctcaaagatgaacaacccatttacgGTAATATTAATATTCAATATTTCATATTCCAGCCCACCAACTGTTGGATAGCAATGTTATCAGTCGTCCAGTGACACCAGCAACCAAGAGTTGGTGTGATTGTTAGAATAAAGAGTGAATATAAGGAGAATGGTTAATATAGAAGTGGTAAAGGTTAAAGTGCACTTCTCAGCCACGTGAGAGGCTTTGTATAGAGAGGCCACCCTGGTTACAGGAAGGAGAATGTAAGCAGCTCTGTTCATTCACCACAGACAAGCGGCCCCTGAAGTTCAGAGAAACTGCCAGGGGGAGGAGCCTGAGTTTTCCTCACTGCCACATAC from the Xenopus laevis strain J_2021 chromosome 9_10L, Xenopus_laevis_v10.1, whole genome shotgun sequence genome contains:
- the nme4.L gene encoding nucleoside diphosphate kinase 4 isoform X1 produces the protein MNFLRRGIIAFRSAASAVPGRSECVLYSSVAGGCERTLIAVKPDGVQRRLVGEIIKRFEQRGFTLVGLKLLQASEGILAEHYHDLRRKPFYPALLRYMASGPVVAMVWEGHNVVRTSRGMVGDTDSSQAKPGTIRGDFSVHISRNVIHASDSVEGAEREISLWFHSEELISWETSHQSHLCQV